ttcgaATTTGGTTCTGTGGTTACTGTGTTTGGCTGGTGAGAAAGTGAGAGAAAACGAGAGAGAATTGAATGAGGGAGGGGGAAGGTTGAGAGCTTGAGAGCTTGAGAAGAAATGAAGGGTTTTGTATTGAATCTTCGTCTCTTGAGAGAATGTATTGGATTTGAGTGcgtgttgtgttttgtttgaagAGGTGAGAGATATCAGAAGCAAGAGAGAGGCAGAGAGAGTTTTGGTTGTCTCTTAggttttgcagatccacggtggacagtggtgaggttgtgaaggtttcacggtggtgagatgaaaaattgagagagaaccgacatagcttttcgtgtcgctTCCCATAGATGGCactaaatgttgatgcacaaaaccggaggggtcttgaaacaacgtaaatccgaccgtgaatctgcaagaaagtaaataacacaagatgtatcgtgattcaccccaatgtttgggctacgaccatactgatattgtatttctctgtttgtgagaggattgtgagggagaaagAGCGCTTGAGAGCgttgctctgaatatgagaggccTGAGGattatgagggtgaggaggcatTTTTATAGACTAAAGGCTCATCccatttttacatatttgccccttcatttattacataattacatttgagtcatccgagtatttatacgaagtctaaatacgaaggccctaagtatggtacaaacaaaatttAATTGGACAGACAAAGAAATTCATAAAGAGAGTCAGAGTAGAGAGAGATTCAGAAGGAAGGGGGAGtagaggaaagagaaagaaatgagAGGAGAGAAAAAAGGATAGAGATAGAGAGCTTGGAAGCAAAGTTTGAGAGTGAGAGGTGAAAATAGAGAAAGTAGTGGGTTTGgagtttaaaatttttaaaaactcattttttgtgttttttataaGTAGGCTAATTTTTAAGTTCGTTTGAGTGGAGTTTATGAAAACAGTCCAACCAAAATAAGGCGTAAAACTTAAAAAGTATTTTTGAGTCTATAAAATTGGATTCAAGTAGAATACCAAACATGCGtttaatattttaaactaaattgatAAACTATATGATATGTcactaatagaaaataaacaatttaatcaacatttaattaataattcaatcaccagtatttatattatatcatttataaaattttagtcAAGCGTGTTGTTTTACCCAAACTATAAAATATGATAATAATAATTGAATCATTATATACAGTGCCATATCATACCATCCCTTCACATTTTGGTTATCCTTCATGATATGTAGCTCACCACATGACCCCTACATTGGTCATTTTGCCCTAATTTACCCGTGTGCCATACATTTATCTATTGGATAACCAAACAATACAGTTCTCATGCTCCATGAACATCTCAAACGACTGCACATGCACATGGAATGTCTATATACACACTTGAATGTCCATTGGAGAACACTTGAATATATTTTAATTCTATTTGGCATATTTGACATCTCCGTTGGAGATGGTTTAGGCCTTTCATTGGCTCCGGCCTTGCGTGAAGGGGTATTGAAAATATTAATTCAACGTCGAGGAAAGAAATGACTTTGCATGTCCTTATACATAATTGAGCTACTCCTTATATTGCTAATCgattttatgatggaacctcaatttttttCGTAGGTGTACTGAGCTCAATTCACAAAGTTTCATGGAGATGTTGAAAAACTTTCATGGCTGATGGGGATTTTGAATCACAAGTGTTATGAACTTTTTTCATGTGATTTGGCATCACATTCGAAGAGAAATTTCACAAGTTGAAAgcttgggttttgggttggaaaATGGATATTTGAATAAGTGGAATCGTCGTCGGTAAGGAGTGGTGAGCTAGAAGCTAGAGTAGATGGGTTGGGGAAAGACAGCGAGTGCGCCGGTTAAAATTATTCTTGGTTGTGTACTCTAAAATAAGGGCAAATTAGAAACCTTAATGatactatttttttaataagcaAATTAAGTTTACAAAATGAATGTCAATAAAGGCATCCTTAAAAAATGAGTAATCTAGGTAGATTAGGGTCTGCTTGGTAtcgtattaaaaaaatttcagaaTTTTCAAGACATTTCTTAAAAACATCTTTTaagaacaattttctttaagatttaAAAACTTATTTGGTATGAGACTCaaagttgtttttaaattttaataatttaagagaaaagaaaaaaaaacccaatagcAGCTCCTCGTGAATTCAAATATTACTATTAAATTTAATTGGACAGACAAAGAAATTCAAAGAGAGAGTTGGAAGAGAGAtgagaaagaaagaggagaaaAAGAGCCAAGAGGTGAGAGAAATATAAGGGAGAGATTCAGAAGGAAGGGAGAGTggaggagagaaaaaaaataggatAGTGATAGAGAGCTTGCAGACAAATAgcttgtttggatgtgcttttaaaatgattgaaagcgcttttggtgaaaatgcttttagaaccaatctttagtaaaaatgcaagtgaatcctgaaaaagcacttaaagtgcttcttggAAGAAGTACATAACTGGTGTTTCTGGtagaaaacactttaagtgcttttgaaacctataacatttttttctaaaagcacttttagtcattctaaaagtacatccaaacgagTCCAAAGTTTGAGAGTGATCGGAGAAAATAGATAGAGTAGTGGGTTTGgagtttaaaaattttaaaaactcactttttgtgTTTTCTATAAGTAGGCTAATTTTTAAGTTCGTTTGAGTGGAATTTATGAAAACAGTCCAACCAAAATAAGGCGTAAAACTTaaaaagtgtttttgagtctataaaattggattcaagtagagtaccaaacatGCCTTTAatattttggactaaatttgtaaattatatgatatgttactaatagaaaataaacaatttaatTAACACTTAACTAATAATCTAATCACCAACCTCTATACTATATCATTTataaaacttctttttttctttttggtgaaCTATCATTTATAAAACTTTATCTGAAAAAATAATGTAACTTTGAAAAATACGTCTCACCTTTACAAGGAAGGGGGGGCCTGAGAGACgattattaattttctttatcGCCACGCGTCAACGTCATAGCTGACTAGTATGGTAGGTAAGAAAACACAGGATTACAACTTCTAGGTCTTCGTCCTCGCCACGCAACCCTCTCATCTGCATTTACATGTCAAAGTAGCGCCTGCCTTGTCAAACCCTTGGCCAATCCGAAACCCTAGCCCCGTCGTAGTAATCACCACGACTCCGTCTCACAAGTTTGAAGCGAAGCCATGGAAGCAACTGAAGCCATCAGCAAGCCGATCTGTGAGTGTTCAGGGAAAacctgatttttatttttaatttacaaattataCTTTTCGTTTATAAATTCATTTAGGTTTTGGTTTGATGCTAGTATCTAAtcaattgtttgttttttttgggtcaGCCTTGATTGCACCGTGGATTACCGGGTTGTTGATTTGAGGATTGAGGTAACTGTTGCTTTCTTTTGGTTGTTCTGTTGGCGGGTCGATACCGAAACTGTTTGGATGATTAAGTATTTCTGATTAGCTGTTGTATTCTGCTTATGTGTTTGAactgtttaattttttattgcaaGTTATCTGAATATCTGTTTGGTATTGATGCTGGGCTGATGTTTATATTGAATCTATGTTGAATTTGCTTTGATCTGTTTGAAATTGTATGTATGTTTATGGGCTGATTACAATTCTGGAATTTTTTTCGAAATTAGATTTCGGGGTTTGTAGGTTAATTTTGTGCTGGAGTGACCCTTTCTCTGATCAAAGAACAATCACGACAACCACCTTTGTTGATCTTGATTCTTCCTGAGCCGAAACAACGTTGGTTACAGTTCATCTAACCCCCTACTcgtagaaagaaaagagaaacaaaCATATCTGAGGCGTTGGATCATTTCCCTAAAGAAGATCCCCGTATTGACCCCCACAGACCCTAGGGCCAGAGGTAATTCTTTGAGGCAACGTTGCATGCTCTTCAAAGAAGTATGACCTGACCTTAACAATCCATTTAAGAAGCCTGCTGATTGGCATTTTTATGGGTTTTTAACGCATTTCTCTCTCTTTGGTTATTATAAAGTTTGACTTCGCCAAGCAGCTTCTAACTGTGGAATTTCACCAAGTGCTATAATCGTAAATTTTAATGCCTTTATGCTATCATATTTATAAGTCGCCCTGCCATTATGTGTAcaattggttttgttttatttgaaatatttagaatttgttatcaaataattattttttttggtaaaaattggGTTGTCAATGAATTGATTGATGCTCCTAGGTTGTATCTCTTTCAGGAAAAGACCAATTCGCTTCAAATGCTTCTTCCTCCCATCACCATTGAATTATAGTTAATGTGCATCCGTATTTTGAAAGTTCGTCAATTCAAGAATGCTTGTCTACTTAATTAGCTGAAAACGACCGACATTCTCTTTTTATATGGAAGCTGTATAGTATTGAATGAATTGGTTGCACAATAATGCATGCTTTGGATTGCAGCCATTTAAGTTTGCTTACCTATTTGTCTGATTTTTCTGTATAACCTTGATTACGTTCGTGTTCTCATATATGATTAATATTTTCCCCACCCAGgaaggatttgaaaaatatcttCGATGGCTCATCTTCTAAGAATGATCGGAGCTAGAGTTCTATCTTAATTTTGAATTCGAACTTTTGGATTCATACTTGCTGATAGATATTGGTCTAGCAGACGGAAATGGAAACAAAGATCGCAAAGGTATTGGATAGTGGTCCAAGTGCTAAGCTCGATTCAAAGAGAAAGCGGGCAACTCGGTATGCTGCATATTTTCCTGGAGCTACCCACGGAGTATCGCAGAGGCCGAGCTTGAATAAGCTTGCCAAGCGAAGGAAATTATATGGAAGCAAAAGCAAGCTTATGAGCCATGGATCTCGACGATCCTTACTGGCATCTTATTCAAATTTTTCAAGAAGCGGTGTGCCACAGCGCCTAATGTTTTATCAGAGTGGTGAATGGACTGATTTTCCTCAAGATCTTGTAGACTTGGTTATGAAAGATCTACAggtcaagaaggaaactgtgaACATCAAATCACATGGTGAACATTATTTGCTAGATTTTTTGCATATGTTCCGATTGGACTTGAAAACTGGTCTACAGCAACCTATTGCTTGGATTGATGAAGCTGGTAGTTGTTTCTTTCCAGAAATTTACGATGAGGACGACGATGAACCAAATTGGTACTGCTCACCTGAAGGTGGCAAAGATTTGGAACCCTGGGCTGAAGAGCATTGCGGGTCACGTGAAATAAGACTGCACCTGGAAATTGAAATAAATGGTATGGGTCATTCTGGGTTGAATGAATGTAGTGGGGAGTCAAATGGCTTTGTAAAGAAAATTCAGGTTGATCAAATACCTGCCAGCCATCGTGATGGTAGGGAAGTTGAGAATAGTTGCAACAGGAAACATGGTCTAATCGTTGATGAGTATTCTGAAGACAATGAAGCAATGACAAAGAATTTAGCTAGAGCAACTGAGATTGAAGGGGAGAATTTGGATCGGGATACTGTCCGTAAAATATTCCTTAAAGGAATGAGCAGCTTTGATAGTGTAGAAGTACTTGATATATACCAGTGCTCAAGTACTCTGATGCAAGCTCGTTTGGAACTTTTTCAGAAGCAGGTAGAAATTACGAAAACGTTTCGCGGTGATGCAAATATACGATATGCTTGGCTTGCTTCTTCTAAAGGAGAGCTTTCAACTATAATGATGTATGGGCTTGGTCATTCTGGACTAGCCACGAACAAGTCCATATATGGCACTGGTGTTCATCTCACAAAAGCAAGCTTCTCTAACACCTGGTCAGTGTTTGTTTGTTAACTATTTATGTTTTCTGTGTGAGAATTATGTTCTACTGTTCATATGAATGATGAGATGTTTGAAAAGAGTTAGTATTCCTGGGTTGGGTTGCTACTTCCGCCATTGATAAAAATGGTTTAGGGTTTCCTGAATAACATTGTCGGCACAGTTGACGGATAGTATTAAGGGCTAGACATGATTACTGTGAAATATGGAGGTGGTATTGTCTGTCTGACATTATTAATGTTATTGTCCTGCACCTAGTGTCTTGTTAGGCCTAGTTATTCCATATGGCATGTCCTCTGTGACCTGCAACTGTTTATTACCCGCTAGCTTGGAAAATGGCTATTTTGAGTGACAATGCTATAGCAGGCatttattaatttgtttttgttcacTACCTTCATTGATCAAAATGTACTAAGGTAATTGTTAGTTGCTTCTCTTTTATTATGGTTGTATGTTACTGCTGGCTTCCTTTGCCATGAGAAGGTATTGGTATTGGTTATTAAGGGTATCTTTTCTGATAATTTGACTTATGCTCTTACAGTTGTTGTACATATTGTTACTCTTTGTTAGTATGCTCATTAGAGGTGGAATAAACTTTTCATTTGTTCACAGTGCAAGTTCTTGTGATGTTGACGAAAATGGGATACGACACATGTTATTCTGTCGTGTCATAATGGGAAATATGGAGTTACTTCACCCTGGAAGTACACAATTCCATCCCAGTAGCAAAGACTTTGATAGTGGAGTGGATGGTCTTCAGGATCCAAAACATTATATTGTCTGGAATATGAACATGAATACACACATATATCCAGAATTTGTTGTTAGTTTCAAGATCACATCCAATACTGAAGGTGATACTCTAATCTTTAAATCTTCCAGTttgtttcaattattttcttttgctaaCCTGTAATAAGAACCTATGTGTCCGTACTTACTGTATTTTAATAGTTCTATGGCTCTGAAATACACTGTTAAGTAGCTGTTACaatttggatggaaaatgttTGGAAGTTGGTTTAAGCAAACAGGCTTCATCCATTGGCCATAGACATCAATGGTTGGGATGTTTCACCAAATCCAAGAGATGAATGATGAATCACCTCTCCAACTTCTGATTCACTGAGATAGCTGCCTGTATCTTCAGAAAATGCTGTATCAGTaacttgttttcattatttgggACTTTTTTTTGAGTACTTGAGAACTGGCACTTGACTTGTTTTACAGGGCGTCTGATTGGAACTGAGAATAAACTTGGTGCATCCGGGGTCGCGACATCCTGCCAAGGACCACAGGGCTCGTCTGCAGTTGATACAGTGTGTGCCAaactttcatatattttttatggTTGTTCTTGGCTGTAACATGGGATGCTTGTAACTTTACCTGATTACTTGTATGCTTTATTACTAAATCTTACATCTAATCCTCATAGTGGAATGCTTGACGTGAGTTACATGTTCATCCAATCCAAGTGGCTGCCTCCTGAAAATTTTATTCTGATGAGCTTAGTTTGACATATAAGTCCTCATCCATATTGAGGCTTAGATCTTATTTTCGAGCTGTTTGATTTGTTGAACTAAAGTCCCTGAGAAGTTTGGTAGGCTTTCTATGTCTTGAACCGAGTAAAATTCCCCTTCAGTGGATAGTACAGCTTGCATTATTTTGGGTCTTAGTTTCACATTTTTACTTTGAGAATATTTTGTATTGCAACAGAAGTTTTCTTGCTATTTTTTTGGCTTTCTTTTATTGACTGTGGAGTACTAGTAGACCATGGTGCTCAGCAAttagcattttttattttattcctaATAGGGGAGCGAGACTCAGCCACGTTCTGATTCTGGGAAATCTCATGGAAACAATATTCAAATGGTTTCAAAGCCTGGGGGATTTCAGGGGGAAAGCACTACTACTGGTTCTGCTCCTCAAAGAGCCCCTAAATCGCCTTGGATGCCTTTCCCCATGTTATTTTCTGCTATTGAAAATAAAGTTCCTCCTG
This is a stretch of genomic DNA from Malus domestica chromosome 02, GDT2T_hap1. It encodes these proteins:
- the LOC103410385 gene encoding inactive poly [ADP-ribose] polymerase RCD1-like isoform X2, which encodes METKIAKVLDSGPSAKLDSKRKRATRYAAYFPGATHGVSQRPSLNKLAKRRKLYGSKSKLMSHGSRRSLLASYSNFSRSGVPQRLMFYQSGEWTDFPQDLVDLVMKDLQVKKETVNIKSHGEHYLLDFLHMFRLDLKTGLQQPIAWIDEAGSCFFPEIYDEDDDEPNWYCSPEGGKDLEPWAEEHCGSREIRLHLEIEINGMGHSGLNECSGESNGFVKKIQVDQIPASHRDGREVENSCNRKHGLIVDEYSEDNEAMTKNLARATEIEGENLDRDTVRKIFLKGMSSFDSVEVLDIYQCSSTLMQARLELFQKQVEITKTFRGDANIRYAWLASSKGELSTIMMYGLGHSGLATNKSIYGTGVHLTKASFSNTCASSCDVDENGIRHMLFCRVIMGNMELLHPGSTQFHPSSKDFDSGVDGLQDPKHYIVWNMNMNTHIYPEFVVSFKITSNTEGRLIGTENKLGASGVATSCQGPQGSSAVDTGSETQPRSDSGKSHGNNIQMVSKPGGFQGESTTTGSAPQRAPKSPWMPFPMLFSAIENKVPPEVMKHVNVHYDLFRVKKITRDEFVKKLRLVVGDTLLRSTITELQYAL
- the LOC103410385 gene encoding inactive poly [ADP-ribose] polymerase RCD1-like isoform X1, giving the protein METKIAKVLDSGPSAKLDSKRKRATRYAAYFPGATHGVSQRPSLNKLAKRRKLYGSKSKLMSHGSRRSLLASYSNFSRSGVPQRLMFYQSGEWTDFPQDLVDLVMKDLQVKKETVNIKSHGEHYLLDFLHMFRLDLKTGLQQPIAWIDEAGSCFFPEIYDEDDDEPNWYCSPEGGKDLEPWAEEHCGSREIRLHLEIEINGMGHSGLNECSGESNGFVKKIQVDQIPASHRDGREVENSCNRKHGLIVDEYSEDNEAMTKNLARATEIEGENLDRDTVRKIFLKGMSSFDSVEVLDIYQCSSTLMQARLELFQKQVEITKTFRGDANIRYAWLASSKGELSTIMMYGLGHSGLATNKSIYGTGVHLTKASFSNTCASSCDVDENGIRHMLFCRVIMGNMELLHPGSTQFHPSSKDFDSGVDGLQDPKHYIVWNMNMNTHIYPEFVVSFKITSNTEGRLIGTENKLGASGVATSCQGPQGSSAVDTGSETQPRSDSGKSHGNNIQMVSKPGGFQGESTTTGSAPQRAPKSPWMPFPMLFSAIENKVPPEVMKHVNVHYDLFRVKKITRDEFVKKLRLVVGDTLLRSTITELQCKMPYKSNE
- the LOC103410385 gene encoding inactive poly [ADP-ribose] polymerase RCD1-like isoform X3, which produces METKIAKVLDSGPSAKLDSKRKRATRYAAYFPGATHGVSQRPSLNKLAKRRKLYGSKSKLMSHGSRRSLLASYSNFSRSGVPQRLMFYQSGEWTDFPQDLVDLVMKDLQVKKETVNIKSHGEHYLLDFLHMFRLDLKTGLQQPIAWIDEAGSCFFPEIYDEDDDEPNWYCSPEGGKDLEPWAEEHCGSREIRLHLEIEINGMGHSGLNECSGESNGFVKKIQVDQIPASHRDGREVENSCNRKHGLIVDEYSEDNEAMTKNLARATEIEGENLDRDTVRKIFLKGMSSFDSVEVLDIYQCSSTLMQARLELFQKQVEITKTFRGDANIRYAWLASSKGELSTIMMYGLGHSGLATNKSIYGTGVHLTKASFSNTCASSCDVDENGIRHMLFCRVIMGNMELLHPGSTQFHPSSKDFDSGVDGLQDPKHYIVWNMNMNTHIYPEFVVSFKITSNTEGRLIGTENKLGASGVATSCQGPQGSSAVDTVKKITRDEFVKKLRLVVGDTLLRSTITELQCKMPYKSNE
- the LOC103410385 gene encoding inactive poly [ADP-ribose] polymerase RCD1-like isoform X4, which produces METKIAKVLDSGPSAKLDSKRKRATRYAAYFPGATHGVSQRPSLNKLAKRRKLYGSKSKLMSHGSRRSLLASYSNFSRSGVPQRLMFYQSGEWTDFPQDLVDLVMKDLQVKKETVNIKSHGEHYLLDFLHMFRLDLKTGLQQPIAWIDEAGSCFFPEIYDEDDDEPNWYCSPEGGKDLEPWAEEHCGSREIRLHLEIEINGMGHSGLNECSGESNGFVKKIQVDQIPASHRDGREVENSCNRKHGLIVDEYSEDNEAMTKNLARATEIEGENLDRDTVRKIFLKGMSSFDSVEVLDIYQCSSTLMQARLELFQKQVEITKTFRGDANIRYAWLASSKGELSTIMMYGLGHSGLATNKSIYGTGVHLTKASFSNTCASSCDVDENGIRHMLFCRVIMGNMELLHPGSTQFHPSSKDFDSGVDGLQDPKHYIVWNMNMNTHIYPEFVVSFKITSNTEGRLIGTENKLGASGVATSCQGPQGSSAVDTVKKITRDEFVKKLRLVVGDTLLRSTITELQYAL